A stretch of the Paenibacillus dendritiformis genome encodes the following:
- a CDS encoding phosphotransferase: MQFPFEEALGRIGLSTKGLSASYLGEGAWHTAYLLSTREHEALVLRVPKPVVYGAPFGDNEQEMLGEYAARGLYYEHANRALPGVCPDFFASHAEPGLTFTIESYCGPTLSLQDTTRSDAVELGRQCGQFMAAMSRGEAPLRGFGFLGWQEEGLAGEIQGDLQIYWHEEANEYREQFKELLQAGIPLQEDIIRDKLEEALRYRLGRTPRLSLTNRDISPENIIVDNGRLRLIDPLPLQYDDHVFAGNLLNNFNTLFPSYDSSPRYAKHRFSSFRSQLNGFADGFLAGYAEGDENVEYSVKVEEFLMLLDLACHHAGLMDEEWSEGIRLRVGDRAAVKKRIPEYIRRLEQFEFEKGRSNNYGEKP, encoded by the coding sequence ATGCAATTCCCGTTCGAGGAGGCGCTTGGCCGGATTGGCTTGAGCACGAAGGGCCTCTCGGCCTCTTATCTCGGCGAGGGGGCATGGCATACCGCTTATTTGCTGAGCACCCGCGAACATGAAGCTCTTGTCCTCCGCGTTCCGAAGCCGGTCGTATACGGCGCTCCCTTTGGAGATAACGAGCAAGAAATGCTGGGGGAATACGCGGCTCGGGGGCTGTATTACGAACATGCGAATCGGGCGCTGCCGGGAGTTTGTCCTGATTTTTTTGCCTCTCATGCAGAGCCGGGGCTTACCTTTACGATTGAGTCGTATTGCGGGCCCACGCTGTCGCTGCAAGACACAACCCGGTCGGATGCGGTCGAGCTCGGACGGCAGTGCGGACAATTTATGGCGGCCATGAGCCGGGGGGAGGCTCCGCTGCGCGGCTTTGGCTTCCTCGGTTGGCAGGAGGAAGGTCTCGCCGGAGAAATCCAGGGGGACCTGCAGATCTACTGGCATGAAGAAGCGAATGAGTACCGGGAGCAATTCAAGGAGCTCCTTCAAGCCGGGATTCCGCTGCAAGAAGACATAATCCGGGACAAGCTGGAAGAGGCGCTCCGTTACCGGCTTGGGAGAACGCCCCGGCTATCGCTGACGAACCGGGATATATCCCCCGAGAACATTATCGTTGACAACGGGCGGCTCCGGCTCATCGATCCGCTTCCGCTGCAGTATGATGATCATGTGTTTGCCGGAAATCTCCTCAACAACTTTAACACGCTATTTCCTTCGTACGACAGTTCACCTCGTTATGCGAAGCACCGCTTCAGCAGCTTCCGGTCCCAGCTTAACGGATTCGCCGACGGATTTCTTGCCGGTTATGCCGAAGGAGACGAGAACGTTGAATATTCCGTAAAGGTGGAGGAATTTCTGATGCTGCTTGATCTGGCCTGCCATCATGCGGGGCTGATGGACGAGGAATGGAGCGAGGGAATCCGGCTGCGGGTCGGCGACCGGGCTGCCGTGAAGAAGCGAATCCCCGAGTATATTCGGCGGTTGGAGCAATTTGAATTTGAGAAGGGGCGGAGCAATAATTATGGGGAAAAGCCCTGA
- a CDS encoding transposase: MEELDKIGTLEELWNTFATEADCAAYLERVKWPEGFICPRCEHRRAYVIRTRRLPLYECRSCRHQTSLIAGTIMEGSRTSLRKWLAAIWLVSLQERGINAVQLQAVLRVTYKTSWLILHKIRGAIHYYDTKNRLKGDVKGIIVFYGRPFSSPIVMHNKETAIIAAEALSFSAHGPARQFKMKLIGREHLSGKLLLPSGCQHFQDHHVAKDDNYETEINRYIFRIRRDSRLYTMYRQARQWLNRTFHGIGPKYLQRYLDEFTFRLNAPCASVASQLLQLCLIQASPVSLTPRREALPSSRAASCAA, encoded by the coding sequence GTGGAGGAGCTGGACAAGATCGGGACATTAGAGGAGCTGTGGAACACATTCGCGACTGAGGCAGATTGCGCCGCTTATTTGGAGAGAGTCAAATGGCCGGAAGGCTTCATTTGTCCGCGCTGCGAGCATCGCCGGGCTTATGTCATCAGGACACGCCGGCTGCCTCTGTATGAATGCCGCTCCTGCCGTCACCAGACTTCCCTTATCGCCGGCACGATTATGGAAGGCAGCAGAACCTCTCTTCGGAAGTGGCTTGCGGCAATTTGGCTCGTCTCGCTACAGGAGCGGGGAATCAATGCCGTTCAGCTGCAAGCCGTGCTCCGAGTAACATACAAGACGTCCTGGCTCATTTTACATAAAATTCGAGGCGCAATACATTACTATGATACCAAGAATCGTTTGAAAGGAGATGTTAAGGGCATTATCGTATTCTATGGGCGCCCGTTCAGTTCGCCGATCGTGATGCATAACAAGGAGACGGCGATTATCGCTGCGGAGGCTCTCTCGTTCTCCGCACACGGACCGGCTCGGCAATTCAAGATGAAACTTATCGGCAGGGAGCATCTGTCGGGCAAGCTGCTGCTTCCTTCGGGATGTCAGCACTTCCAAGATCATCATGTCGCGAAAGACGATAACTATGAGACCGAGATTAACCGCTACATTTTCCGCATCCGCCGGGACAGCCGGCTGTATACGATGTATCGGCAGGCTCGTCAATGGTTGAACCGAACCTTCCACGGAATCGGCCCTAAGTACCTGCAGCGCTATCTGGATGAATTCACCTTCCGGCTCAATGCGCCATGCGCTTCCGTCGCCTCTCAATTACTCCAACTATGTCTTATCCAAGCGTCGCCGGTTAGTTTAACACCTAGGAGAGAAGCGCTTCCTTCATCCCGGGCGGCATCTTGCGCGGCGTAG
- a CDS encoding ubiquinol-cytochrome c reductase iron-sulfur subunit yields the protein MSKPQNNEQKPHQPRKEMSRRQFLSYTLGGASAFMFVGPAIPMVRFAVDPLLQKKTEGNYIKVAEVSKITNEPQEFTFDVTQIDGWYESKPQLVAWISKDENGDIFALSPVCKHLGCTVNWNSNPKYKDQYFCMCHGAHYTKEGKQLAVARAPLDEYKVKIENGFVYLGDKIPNQHVQ from the coding sequence ATGAGCAAACCGCAAAATAACGAGCAGAAACCTCACCAACCTCGCAAAGAAATGTCTCGTAGACAATTTCTTTCTTACACATTGGGTGGAGCGAGCGCTTTCATGTTCGTCGGTCCAGCTATTCCCATGGTACGGTTCGCCGTGGATCCGCTTCTGCAGAAGAAGACAGAGGGGAACTACATAAAAGTCGCGGAAGTTAGCAAGATTACCAATGAACCTCAGGAATTTACATTCGACGTAACGCAAATCGACGGTTGGTATGAGAGCAAGCCTCAATTGGTTGCCTGGATCAGCAAGGACGAGAACGGCGATATTTTTGCGTTGTCACCGGTATGCAAGCACTTGGGATGCACGGTTAACTGGAATTCGAATCCGAAGTACAAAGATCAGTATTTCTGCATGTGCCATGGAGCGCATTACACGAAGGAAGGCAAGCAACTGGCTGTAGCTCGCGCGCCGCTGGACGAGTACAAAGTGAAAATTGAAAACGGTTTTGTATATCTTGGTGACAAGATTCCGAACCAACACGTGCAGTAA
- a CDS encoding menaquinol-cytochrome c reductase cytochrome b/c subunit, with the protein MAHDKSSNTEKIVYVGDSRIKRKSERAIPPDYTAFPGKSEAFIPYFLLKEWMVGVVALVGIFVLTIAEPAPLGYPADPNNTAFVPIPDWYFLFLYQFLKYPYASGSYVVIGTVLIPGIMFGGLMLAPFLDKGKERRFYKRPVASALMIVSLIACFYLTRVAWLGYEAELAELNIRPEHEVRLEKAREAAMAGKPTGQPKPNKEIALVDKDDPAMDYMKKAGCLSCHATDLKGQSGPSLRGIGDTLTKDDILDILHNGKGNMPPMKDAASEEELNHIAEWLAKQKAEK; encoded by the coding sequence TTGGCACACGATAAGTCGTCGAATACTGAGAAAATCGTATATGTCGGTGATTCACGCATCAAGAGAAAAAGCGAGAGAGCGATTCCGCCGGATTATACCGCATTCCCAGGGAAGTCCGAAGCGTTCATTCCGTACTTCTTATTGAAAGAATGGATGGTCGGCGTCGTAGCTTTGGTAGGGATTTTCGTGCTAACGATTGCGGAGCCTGCTCCGCTAGGTTATCCGGCAGACCCGAACAATACAGCGTTCGTTCCCATTCCTGACTGGTACTTTTTGTTCTTGTATCAGTTCTTGAAATATCCATATGCGTCCGGCAGCTATGTCGTAATCGGCACGGTGCTCATACCGGGTATCATGTTCGGCGGATTAATGTTGGCGCCGTTCCTGGACAAAGGGAAGGAACGCCGCTTCTATAAGCGCCCTGTAGCTTCGGCGCTCATGATTGTGAGCTTGATCGCTTGTTTCTATTTGACTCGCGTCGCTTGGCTGGGTTATGAGGCCGAGTTGGCAGAGCTGAACATTAGACCGGAGCATGAGGTCCGGTTAGAGAAAGCCCGCGAAGCTGCGATGGCCGGCAAGCCTACGGGACAGCCGAAGCCGAACAAGGAGATCGCCCTGGTTGACAAGGATGATCCTGCTATGGATTATATGAAAAAAGCGGGATGCTTGAGCTGCCACGCCACTGACCTGAAGGGTCAATCCGGTCCTTCGCTCCGGGGCATCGGCGATACGTTAACCAAAGATGATATCCTCGACATCCTCCATAACGGAAAGGGCAACATGCCGCCAATGAAGGATGCAGCAAGCGAAGAGGAACTGAATCATATCGCCGAATGGCTTGCGAAACAGAAAGCAGAGAAGTAA
- the qcrB gene encoding menaquinol-cytochrome c reductase cytochrome b subunit: MFKGVYNWIDERLDITPIWRDVADHEVPEHVNPAHHFSAFVYCFGGLTFFITVIQILSGMFLTMYYVPDIVNAYYSVEYLQTKVAFGQIVRGMHHWGASLVIVMMLLHTLRVFFTGSYKSPREMNWVVGVLILLIMIGLGFTGYLLPWDNKAYFATKVGMEIADTVPYIGPYVKELLQGGTIVGAQTLTRFFAIHVFFLPAALLALIGAHFLMIRRQGISGPL, translated from the coding sequence ATGTTTAAAGGGGTTTACAACTGGATTGACGAACGTCTGGATATCACGCCGATATGGCGCGACGTGGCGGATCACGAAGTTCCGGAACACGTGAATCCGGCGCACCATTTTTCCGCGTTCGTGTACTGCTTCGGTGGGTTGACGTTCTTTATCACCGTGATTCAGATTTTGTCCGGTATGTTCTTGACGATGTATTATGTTCCGGACATTGTCAACGCTTACTACAGCGTTGAGTATTTGCAGACCAAGGTTGCCTTCGGCCAGATTGTACGCGGAATGCACCATTGGGGCGCGAGTCTCGTCATCGTAATGATGCTCCTACATACGTTGCGGGTGTTCTTCACCGGCTCTTACAAATCGCCGCGCGAAATGAACTGGGTCGTGGGCGTATTGATTCTCTTGATTATGATCGGTCTCGGGTTCACGGGATACCTGCTTCCATGGGATAACAAGGCATACTTCGCAACCAAGGTCGGTATGGAGATCGCCGATACCGTTCCATATATCGGACCGTACGTCAAGGAATTGCTGCAGGGCGGCACGATCGTCGGAGCGCAGACGCTTACGCGATTCTTCGCCATTCACGTCTTCTTCTTGCCGGCGGCTCTACTGGCCTTGATAGGTGCTCACTTCCTGATGATTCGCCGTCAAGGTATTTCTGGACCGCTATAA
- a CDS encoding anti-sigma factor family protein produces the protein MMKCAEALDWMSVYSELPEDDPQRLAIEKHLSECESCAEQYSVWAASEEWMVGDSDIIVQEASGSGFSTARVMNMIYEEQDWLVPVHQRSQTWSLRSRNMLAGIVAFCMGIFLCALIVLLVRREQSNIEDISGVIPTVVAGGEQSGWGKMTIGVPVASISDPVILQVVPTIPHYWIALSLFGITFALLLLNWLTRVRR, from the coding sequence ATGATGAAATGCGCGGAAGCGCTAGATTGGATGTCAGTCTATTCCGAATTGCCTGAAGACGATCCGCAGCGGCTGGCGATTGAGAAGCATTTAAGCGAATGCGAATCCTGCGCAGAGCAGTACAGCGTATGGGCTGCAAGCGAGGAATGGATGGTCGGCGATTCGGACATAATCGTTCAAGAGGCATCCGGTTCCGGGTTTTCCACGGCACGGGTTATGAATATGATTTACGAAGAACAAGACTGGCTCGTTCCGGTTCATCAACGTTCACAGACATGGTCCCTGCGATCTCGCAATATGCTTGCAGGGATTGTTGCTTTTTGTATGGGGATATTTTTGTGCGCGCTCATAGTGCTGCTTGTCCGCAGAGAGCAATCGAATATCGAAGATATCAGCGGGGTAATCCCGACGGTGGTGGCCGGCGGGGAACAATCGGGCTGGGGGAAAATGACGATAGGCGTCCCGGTGGCGAGCATCAGCGATCCGGTCATTTTGCAAGTGGTGCCTACGATTCCTCATTATTGGATAGCGTTATCCTTGTTCGGAATTACGTTTGCATTATTGCTGCTGAATTGGCTGACGCGGGTGCGTCGTTAA
- a CDS encoding nucleotide pyrophosphohydrolase, whose product MATNSDLKVLLSSLREKPLAEMQREVDRYISQFKEGYFSPLALLARLSEEVGELAREVNHSYGEKPKKASEADNSIELELGDILFILLCFANSLGIDLTKAHDDVMHKFTTRDADRWTRIEKDPDA is encoded by the coding sequence ATGGCGACAAATTCGGATTTGAAGGTGCTCTTGTCGTCGCTGCGCGAGAAGCCGTTGGCGGAAATGCAGCGCGAAGTGGACCGTTACATATCGCAGTTCAAGGAAGGATATTTCAGCCCGCTTGCCTTGTTGGCGCGTTTGTCGGAAGAGGTCGGCGAATTGGCCCGAGAAGTGAATCATTCGTATGGCGAGAAGCCGAAAAAGGCTTCGGAAGCGGACAATTCCATCGAACTGGAGCTCGGGGATATCCTGTTCATTCTATTGTGCTTTGCCAATTCGCTTGGCATTGACTTGACGAAGGCGCATGACGACGTCATGCACAAATTCACCACGAGAGACGCTGATCGGTGGACTCGGATCGAGAAAGATCCAGACGCTTAG
- a CDS encoding DUF2487 family protein, translated as MKFSELTAEQWEEWGPYLDTCILPVTGLTGLESPVEAAERLERLRDWLDGVEIPFHGRTVTYPAYHFAGGSEPQPEDIALLDKVCGRLREQGFSYIIIVSHAIRLRQGQVSQADAVFTPAELGTENANTVKELMKDKIQKMWYASQFEEQL; from the coding sequence ATGAAATTCAGCGAGTTGACTGCAGAACAATGGGAGGAATGGGGGCCTTATCTAGACACTTGCATCCTGCCGGTGACCGGCTTGACGGGGCTGGAGTCGCCGGTCGAAGCGGCGGAACGGCTCGAACGGCTGCGCGATTGGCTGGACGGGGTCGAGATCCCGTTCCACGGGCGCACCGTAACGTATCCGGCTTACCATTTTGCGGGAGGGAGCGAGCCGCAGCCGGAAGATATCGCGCTGTTGGACAAGGTATGCGGGCGTCTTAGAGAACAAGGATTTTCCTATATTATCATCGTCTCCCATGCCATCCGGCTCCGCCAGGGACAGGTGTCTCAAGCAGATGCTGTGTTTACGCCGGCAGAGCTTGGCACAGAAAATGCGAACACTGTCAAGGAATTGATGAAAGACAAAATTCAAAAAATGTGGTACGCATCACAATTTGAAGAGCAATTGTGA
- a CDS encoding RNA polymerase sigma factor, giving the protein MTDSQIIREIKDGNVELFAELMNRYQRKLLSFIFHMLKSSQLELLAEDLCAETFFKAYRSLNTFREAEASFSTWLYTIARNTVLSELRKQRSVQVSLDDDYSIVPEAPREAAPEYALLRNEKVSLVRDAINRLPEKQRSALILREYDQLDYQEIAHALGQTVSSVKSLLFRARASVKSQLEAYITEPGVEGMN; this is encoded by the coding sequence ATGACCGATTCCCAGATCATCCGCGAAATAAAAGACGGCAACGTCGAGTTGTTCGCGGAATTGATGAATCGTTATCAACGAAAACTGCTATCATTTATTTTTCATATGTTAAAGAGCTCCCAGTTGGAATTGCTTGCCGAGGATTTATGTGCCGAGACGTTCTTCAAGGCATATCGGAGCCTGAATACGTTCCGTGAGGCAGAGGCCTCTTTTTCGACCTGGCTATATACGATTGCCCGCAATACGGTACTAAGCGAGCTGCGGAAGCAGCGCAGCGTGCAAGTATCGTTGGACGATGACTACAGTATCGTTCCGGAAGCGCCGCGCGAGGCGGCACCGGAATATGCGTTGCTGCGGAACGAGAAGGTATCTTTGGTGCGCGACGCCATTAACCGTCTGCCGGAGAAGCAGCGTTCGGCCCTCATCCTGCGCGAGTATGACCAACTGGATTACCAAGAGATTGCCCATGCCTTGGGGCAGACGGTAAGCTCCGTGAAATCGCTGCTGTTCCGCGCTCGTGCGAGTGTGAAGTCTCAGTTGGAGGCCTACATTACCGAGCCGGGAGTTGAGGGGATGAATTAA
- a CDS encoding YitT family protein, whose amino-acid sequence MNSTWLKRIWQTYLPITIGTAVYAFGLIYFILPNQLMEGGVTGITVLLNYAAGIQPSISTLLLNIPLFAIGWRALGTRQLIYSIYGVLSLTFFLWLFERGVAQHWILPFQTEHDFILAPLYAGVTLGAGLGIVFRFGGTTGGVDILARIANRRFGISMGQFILLLDIFIIGSALFYIPKEKILYTLVTVFISSRIIDFIQEGAYAAKAFTVITDHAEAISQAITGEMERGVTLIPVIGAYSREQKQMVYCVVSRTEMRRFKTLVKQNDPRAFIVVSDVHDVLGEGFRED is encoded by the coding sequence GTGAATTCGACCTGGCTGAAGCGCATATGGCAGACCTACCTGCCAATAACGATCGGAACCGCCGTGTACGCGTTCGGTCTGATTTACTTCATTCTTCCCAACCAGCTTATGGAAGGCGGCGTCACCGGGATTACGGTGCTGCTGAACTATGCCGCAGGCATTCAGCCGTCCATTTCCACGCTTTTGCTGAACATCCCGCTTTTTGCAATCGGGTGGAGAGCGTTGGGAACCCGGCAGTTAATATACAGCATCTATGGCGTTCTGTCCCTTACCTTTTTTTTGTGGCTGTTCGAACGGGGCGTGGCCCAACATTGGATCCTCCCGTTCCAGACCGAACATGATTTCATCCTTGCTCCCCTGTATGCGGGGGTTACGTTAGGGGCCGGCCTTGGCATCGTGTTCCGCTTCGGCGGCACGACCGGAGGCGTAGACATCCTGGCCCGCATCGCGAACCGAAGGTTCGGGATCAGCATGGGGCAGTTCATTTTGCTGCTCGATATCTTCATCATCGGCTCCGCCTTATTCTACATCCCGAAGGAAAAAATACTGTACACTCTCGTAACCGTTTTCATCTCTTCCCGAATCATCGATTTTATTCAGGAAGGGGCGTATGCGGCCAAAGCCTTCACCGTCATCACCGACCATGCCGAAGCGATCTCGCAGGCGATAACCGGCGAGATGGAACGAGGGGTAACGCTCATTCCAGTCATTGGAGCCTATTCCCGTGAACAAAAGCAAATGGTGTACTGCGTCGTCAGCCGCACCGAAATGCGACGTTTCAAAACGCTCGTCAAACAAAACGACCCGCGCGCTTTCATCGTCGTCAGCGATGTTCATGACGTGCTGGGAGAAGGCTTCCGCGAAGACTGA
- a CDS encoding DUF1405 domain-containing protein, with amino-acid sequence MKLTALFSRPFLSRRWVLWTLFWCNLLGTVYGYYWYKDQLIYTWNNHPGWQLPFVPDSPTASLFFTISIFLLLIRPEPRSVWGSVIAKLIEALAVVTSIKYGIWACAMILAGAALGNPMVWQDWMLISSHLAMAVEALLYVRLFRFGSASLTVAACWTWLNDTVDYSAGVFPWLPRTLHPYLLEVCVFTFALTGASVALSWAAMKQARRSG; translated from the coding sequence ATGAAGCTGACAGCTTTATTCAGCCGTCCTTTTTTAAGCCGTCGTTGGGTGCTGTGGACGTTATTTTGGTGCAATCTGCTTGGCACGGTGTACGGATATTATTGGTATAAAGATCAATTGATCTATACGTGGAACAACCATCCGGGATGGCAACTTCCATTTGTCCCGGACAGCCCGACGGCCAGCTTATTTTTTACAATCAGCATTTTCCTTCTATTAATACGTCCGGAACCCCGTTCCGTATGGGGAAGCGTCATCGCCAAGCTCATTGAAGCCCTGGCGGTAGTCACTTCCATCAAATACGGAATATGGGCATGTGCCATGATACTTGCCGGGGCCGCCCTAGGTAACCCGATGGTATGGCAGGATTGGATGCTGATCAGTTCCCATCTGGCAATGGCGGTAGAAGCGCTGCTGTATGTACGCTTATTTCGGTTTGGCAGTGCCAGCTTAACGGTCGCGGCCTGCTGGACATGGCTCAATGATACCGTTGATTATAGCGCCGGCGTGTTTCCGTGGCTTCCCCGTACCCTCCATCCGTATTTATTGGAGGTATGCGTGTTCACGTTTGCCTTGACGGGGGCTAGCGTTGCGTTAAGCTGGGCAGCGATGAAGCAGGCAAGACGAAGCGGTTAG
- a CDS encoding gamma carbonic anhydrase family protein, whose protein sequence is MMISYKGVQPSIDPSVYVAEGAKLIGDVTVGPLSTVWFNAVLRGDLAPIRIGREVNLQDGVIGHVNTDQPLIIADRVSIGHGAIVHGCRIGTGTLIGMGAIVLNGAEIGEYALVGAGSVVTENKKLPAYTLSLGSPARVIRELTDEDLQRMKRTTDSYVVKGKEYRIS, encoded by the coding sequence ATGATGATTTCTTACAAAGGCGTTCAACCGAGCATCGATCCCTCCGTGTATGTAGCGGAAGGAGCGAAGCTCATCGGTGACGTAACCGTCGGTCCCTTGTCCACCGTATGGTTCAACGCCGTGCTGCGCGGCGATCTCGCGCCGATTCGGATCGGACGGGAAGTGAACCTGCAAGACGGCGTTATCGGCCATGTCAACACGGATCAGCCATTGATCATCGCGGATCGCGTCTCGATTGGACATGGCGCGATCGTGCACGGCTGCCGGATAGGCACAGGTACATTGATTGGCATGGGGGCCATTGTACTGAACGGAGCGGAAATTGGTGAATATGCTTTAGTAGGAGCTGGTTCCGTCGTCACTGAGAATAAAAAATTACCGGCCTATACTCTTTCTCTCGGTTCACCCGCAAGAGTCATACGGGAGTTGACAGACGAAGATTTGCAGCGCATGAAGAGAACAACGGATAGCTATGTGGTGAAAGGAAAGGAATATAGGATCTCTTAA
- a CDS encoding sporulation protein YpjB: MLIRRSRWLAIVLGIIGMCTLGLAPAAAASEPNGIAGKPEERWQKLDRQAEAIYQAVKKQELEQARQLVQQMGEAMTDTSFYGATGVEGVRALSDAIVQVKRALPAIELNEERLMHAAARLRLASDALIHKKQAMWLQYEQMLRDEMNRMKQVTQEAEWLSSAKQWLLHVDRIRPAAAIQRSPETMEVIESLVRLVERAVAKKTSLAEVNQALNRQGDEWLRQLFGKTKDAPTFGQEDTGALPIQWTLLFTFIICSVLFYVALQKYRYEHDSIRPGRFRK; this comes from the coding sequence ATGCTTATTAGGCGTTCACGTTGGCTAGCAATTGTGCTCGGAATTATTGGCATGTGTACACTTGGTCTGGCGCCGGCCGCTGCCGCATCAGAGCCGAACGGCATAGCCGGCAAGCCGGAGGAACGATGGCAGAAGCTGGACCGGCAAGCGGAAGCCATATATCAGGCCGTGAAGAAGCAAGAGCTCGAACAGGCGCGGCAGCTTGTGCAACAGATGGGAGAAGCAATGACCGACACTTCATTTTACGGCGCGACGGGTGTCGAAGGGGTGCGGGCGCTTAGCGACGCGATCGTTCAAGTAAAGCGCGCGTTGCCTGCGATAGAACTGAATGAGGAGCGTCTGATGCATGCGGCGGCCCGCTTGCGGCTGGCGTCCGATGCGTTAATCCATAAAAAACAAGCGATGTGGCTGCAATATGAACAAATGCTGCGTGACGAAATGAATCGAATGAAGCAGGTTACGCAAGAAGCAGAGTGGTTGTCCAGCGCCAAGCAGTGGCTGTTGCATGTAGACCGCATCCGGCCTGCAGCGGCCATTCAGCGCAGTCCGGAGACGATGGAGGTCATCGAATCCCTCGTCCGGCTTGTCGAGCGCGCCGTGGCCAAGAAGACATCTCTTGCCGAGGTCAATCAGGCGTTGAACCGGCAAGGGGATGAATGGCTTCGCCAACTGTTCGGCAAGACCAAAGACGCTCCGACCTTCGGCCAAGAAGATACCGGGGCGCTGCCGATTCAATGGACTTTGCTATTTACGTTCATCATCTGCTCCGTCCTGTTCTATGTCGCATTGCAGAAATACCGGTACGAGCATGATTCGATTCGCCCTGGCCGGTTCCGTAAGTAA
- a CDS encoding histidine phosphatase family protein yields the protein MAQYIGLVRHGITDWNAQGKIQGRTDIPLNDTGRKQAALLAERLKKEDIAFDAVISSGLRRADETGAILAEALNIPLLEPEPGLVERAYGQVEGTTPEEREQRWGADWRQLDLGQERDDALRDRAVKTLESLAGRHEGRNLLAVTHGSWLAQLFIALFGQMSQGHIGNLSYSILERQGAEWHPVLYNCTKHIQPSDAVTIHRGR from the coding sequence ATGGCCCAATATATCGGATTGGTTAGACACGGGATTACCGATTGGAATGCGCAGGGGAAGATTCAAGGACGGACGGACATTCCGCTGAACGATACCGGCCGGAAGCAAGCGGCGCTGCTTGCCGAGCGTTTGAAGAAGGAAGATATCGCATTTGACGCCGTCATCTCAAGCGGCCTTCGCCGGGCTGACGAGACGGGGGCTATCCTTGCGGAGGCGCTGAATATTCCGCTGCTCGAGCCGGAGCCGGGATTAGTGGAGCGTGCTTACGGGCAGGTGGAAGGAACGACGCCTGAGGAACGGGAGCAGCGCTGGGGCGCTGACTGGCGCCAGCTTGATCTCGGTCAAGAGCGGGATGACGCGCTGCGCGACCGGGCCGTCAAGACGCTGGAATCCCTCGCGGGCCGCCATGAAGGGCGGAACCTTCTGGCCGTGACGCATGGCAGCTGGCTGGCCCAACTGTTCATTGCTTTGTTCGGACAAATGTCGCAGGGCCATATCGGCAACTTGTCGTACTCGATTCTTGAGCGGCAAGGCGCCGAGTGGCATCCTGTATTGTATAATTGCACCAAACATATCCAACCGTCTGATGCGGTCACGATTCACCGCGGCAGATAG
- a CDS encoding IDEAL domain-containing protein, with amino-acid sequence MDKMKVTYEAMLSLTAEMIWDDAIRKYRTERIYEEIDKALAAGDETTFRSLTEELKTLQ; translated from the coding sequence ATGGATAAAATGAAAGTGACGTATGAAGCGATGTTAAGTTTGACTGCGGAAATGATCTGGGACGACGCGATACGGAAATACCGGACGGAACGAATCTATGAAGAAATTGATAAAGCGTTGGCAGCAGGGGATGAGACCACGTTCCGATCCTTGACGGAAGAATTGAAGACGTTGCAGTAA